A single Verrucomicrobiia bacterium DNA region contains:
- a CDS encoding ankyrin repeat domain-containing protein: MYLIPGFYLAMEMGDAELVLHLLATHKVPPDRGVRWNEWSVPETPCALAAALKMENVMRALLAAGHRGVKHRSSVPLVSAGYSGCVGCAQMLLEAGVDVNEREGSNDEGDSGMTALMAAAEQKHLEVFELLLKAGADPNLLTKRGVCAASLGAEGGERSAEFISLLIAHGCKEFGRAVVLPAAQGDAKVLRAMIEAGAQVNVVATKYEGIYEGKGSLECALSHLSTLKICANACNENYEEGRVKRAELIARIPDAYEVIEMLVEAGVDLNRMNGMRTPLHLAVNHKELRVVKLFLAKGADPNSIANWFAAKRTATEAERYYSTAVHEAVFQKHAEILAELIRAGAEVNRKDREGRTPLALALENSFKEGVELLRQAGGEG, encoded by the coding sequence ATGTATCTAATACCGGGATTTTATCTGGCGATGGAGATGGGGGATGCGGAGTTGGTGTTGCATCTGCTGGCGACGCATAAGGTGCCGCCGGATAGAGGGGTGCGTTGGAATGAGTGGAGTGTGCCGGAGACTCCGTGTGCGTTGGCGGCTGCGCTGAAGATGGAGAATGTGATGCGGGCGTTGCTGGCGGCGGGGCATCGAGGGGTGAAGCATCGGTCGTCGGTGCCGCTGGTGAGTGCGGGGTATAGCGGGTGTGTGGGTTGTGCGCAGATGTTGCTGGAGGCTGGTGTGGATGTGAATGAGCGCGAGGGCTCGAATGATGAGGGGGATTCGGGCATGACGGCGCTGATGGCGGCGGCGGAGCAGAAGCATCTGGAGGTTTTTGAACTGTTACTGAAGGCGGGGGCGGATCCTAACTTGTTGACGAAGCGAGGGGTTTGCGCGGCGTCATTGGGAGCGGAAGGTGGGGAACGGAGTGCGGAGTTCATCTCGTTGCTGATCGCGCATGGTTGCAAGGAGTTTGGGCGGGCGGTGGTGCTGCCCGCGGCGCAGGGAGACGCAAAGGTCTTACGGGCGATGATCGAGGCTGGTGCGCAAGTGAATGTGGTGGCGACGAAATACGAGGGGATCTATGAAGGAAAGGGGTCGTTGGAGTGTGCGCTGAGTCATCTGAGCACGTTGAAGATTTGTGCGAACGCGTGTAATGAAAACTACGAGGAAGGACGAGTCAAACGTGCGGAGTTAATCGCACGGATTCCAGATGCATATGAGGTGATCGAGATGCTGGTGGAGGCGGGAGTGGATCTGAACAGGATGAATGGGATGCGGACGCCGTTGCATCTGGCAGTGAATCATAAAGAATTGCGGGTGGTGAAGCTGTTTCTCGCGAAGGGGGCTGATCCTAACAGTATAGCGAATTGGTTCGCGGCGAAACGCACGGCCACGGAGGCGGAGCGGTATTACAGCACGGCGGTACATGAGGCAGTGTTTCAGAAGCATGCGGAGATTTTGGCGGAGCTGATCCGGGCGGGTGCGGAGGTGAACCGGAAGGATCGAGAGGGGCGGACGCCTTTGGCGCTGGCGTTGGAGAACTCTTTTAAGGAAGGGGTGGAGTTGTTGCGACAGGCGGGTGGGGAGGGATAA
- a CDS encoding efflux RND transporter periplasmic adaptor subunit, whose translation MKPDQANRLKIDEEVRQRPKGAVGMIFALVLIITAVAIFFAWPRESDSRRIMGGGKPMDAKGGNASASTNAAPVASVPTEDGSVLTVSGYIVNRERIEISPRFTGMVKWIGVTKGDSVTNGQVVVLLDDTEYRARLREADGRMAMAKVNIEKAELAWKRTGELAKINVESKQAEDDARLAVDSAKAAIKEIEGQRELLLTYIDWTIIRSPINGVVLEKLVDPNELVTPQSFGGTRGPSTALIAVAQGDDLQVEIDLNEQDLAKVYLKQECKVSPEAYPDKSYAGYVAEIAPEANRQKGTLQIKVQVRNPDKFLTPELSAKVQFLRKKEEVKK comes from the coding sequence ATGAAACCTGACCAGGCGAACCGCCTGAAAATCGATGAAGAGGTCCGGCAGCGTCCGAAGGGCGCGGTGGGGATGATCTTCGCATTGGTGTTAATCATCACGGCGGTGGCGATCTTTTTTGCGTGGCCGCGGGAATCGGATTCGCGCCGTATCATGGGTGGCGGCAAGCCGATGGATGCGAAGGGTGGGAATGCTTCTGCCTCGACCAATGCCGCGCCGGTGGCGAGTGTGCCGACGGAGGATGGTTCCGTGCTGACGGTGAGCGGGTATATCGTGAATCGCGAGCGCATCGAAATCAGTCCGCGGTTCACGGGGATGGTGAAGTGGATCGGGGTGACGAAGGGCGATTCCGTTACGAATGGGCAGGTGGTGGTGCTGTTGGATGACACGGAGTATCGCGCGCGGTTGCGTGAGGCGGATGGTCGCATGGCGATGGCGAAGGTGAATATCGAGAAGGCGGAGCTGGCGTGGAAGCGCACGGGTGAACTGGCAAAGATCAATGTGGAGTCCAAGCAAGCAGAGGATGATGCGCGGCTGGCGGTGGATTCCGCGAAAGCGGCGATCAAGGAGATCGAGGGGCAACGGGAATTGCTGCTGACGTATATTGATTGGACGATCATCCGGTCACCGATCAATGGCGTGGTGCTGGAGAAGTTGGTGGACCCGAATGAGTTGGTGACACCGCAGAGCTTCGGCGGCACGCGTGGGCCGAGCACAGCACTCATCGCGGTGGCGCAGGGGGATGACTTGCAGGTGGAGATCGATCTGAATGAGCAGGATTTGGCGAAGGTGTATCTGAAGCAGGAGTGCAAGGTGAGCCCGGAGGCGTATCCGGACAAGAGCTATGCGGGTTATGTGGCGGAGATCGCGCCGGAGGCGAATCGGCAGAAGGGGACGCTGCAGATCAAGGTGCAGGTGCGGAACCCGGACAAGTTTCTGACCCCGGAGTTGAGTGCGAAGGTGCAGTTTCTGCGGAAGAAGGAAGAGGTGAAGAAGTGA
- a CDS encoding ABC transporter permease: MAMPLKYNFNNVIVRWRSTIATIFGIGLVVAVYVMLQAMAVGLEQNSANTGDERNFLIVRKGATSESVSQVTREQFRYLQYMEEIAKDGQGKAILTADTMVLVNLPRKEGNGEANVLVRGIMEKGKELRPQVQLVEGRWFVPGKREVVVSRKLASRFKNFQIGEEFHVPGADLKVVGWMDGGRSAFDSEVWMDTDEARNIFGRENYTSVLVRPTDEATAAKLKAKLEGSKQIAARLERETDYYRTQTKTAGPIKFLGVALAFIMSVGAVFSAMNTMYATVGARTREVGTLRVLGFHRRAILFSFLMEGAILAFLGGVVGCLIVSGAYAWVTATGYTFGTINFDTFSEVIFDFRPTPALLGEGLVFAVIIGLVGSLLPAWRASRIPVISALKSV, translated from the coding sequence ATGGCAATGCCGCTCAAATATAATTTCAACAACGTCATCGTGCGCTGGCGTTCGACGATCGCGACGATCTTCGGCATCGGGCTGGTGGTGGCGGTGTATGTGATGTTGCAAGCGATGGCGGTGGGCTTGGAGCAGAACAGTGCGAACACGGGGGATGAGCGGAATTTCCTGATCGTGCGCAAGGGCGCGACGTCCGAATCGGTGAGCCAGGTGACGCGGGAGCAGTTCCGCTATCTGCAATATATGGAGGAGATCGCGAAGGATGGGCAGGGGAAGGCGATTCTCACGGCGGATACGATGGTGCTGGTGAATCTGCCGCGCAAGGAAGGCAATGGCGAGGCGAATGTGCTGGTGCGCGGGATCATGGAGAAGGGGAAGGAATTGCGGCCGCAGGTGCAACTGGTGGAGGGGCGGTGGTTCGTGCCGGGCAAGCGCGAGGTGGTGGTGAGCCGCAAGCTGGCGTCGCGGTTCAAGAATTTTCAGATCGGTGAGGAATTTCATGTGCCGGGGGCAGATCTGAAAGTGGTGGGATGGATGGATGGTGGACGGAGTGCGTTTGATTCCGAGGTGTGGATGGATACAGATGAGGCGCGGAACATTTTTGGACGGGAGAATTATACGAGCGTGCTGGTGCGGCCAACGGATGAAGCGACGGCGGCGAAGCTGAAGGCTAAGCTGGAGGGCAGCAAGCAGATCGCGGCGCGGCTGGAGCGGGAGACGGATTATTATCGGACCCAGACGAAGACGGCGGGGCCGATCAAGTTTCTGGGCGTGGCGCTGGCGTTCATCATGTCGGTGGGAGCGGTGTTCTCCGCGATGAACACGATGTATGCGACGGTGGGCGCAAGGACGCGTGAGGTGGGGACGTTGCGCGTGTTGGGCTTTCATCGGCGGGCGATTTTGTTCAGCTTCTTGATGGAGGGGGCGATTCTCGCTTTTCTCGGTGGTGTGGTAGGGTGTCTCATCGTATCGGGTGCGTATGCGTGGGTGACGGCTACGGGTTATACGTTTGGCACGATCAACTTTGATACGTTCAGCGAAGTGATCTTTGATTTTCGTCCCACGCCTGCGTTACTGGGCGAGGGACTTGTTTTCGCGGTGATCATCGGCTTGGTCGGGAGCTTGCTGCCGGCGTGGCGGGCTTCGCGCATCCCGGTGATCTCAGCACTTAAATCGGTATGA
- a CDS encoding ABC transporter permease gives MTIGTFIIKNALRNKRRALLSILSVAVSLFLLVTLMVLLRELTTPMEDADAAMRIAVRHRVSLANTLPYRQRATIERIPGVAAITPFTFFGGKFRNEDIPSFAQFAMDPIQLTNVFGEAKLPMDQLNNWIHDRSSCIIGIKTADMYGFKIGDKMKLVGTIWQADLELTIAGIYQGTPDDRNVLFHHDYMDEACGRQGIVGTWWVRAKSLEEVPLVVERINKEFKNTSAEVLAETERSFVLGFISMWGNIKVFIGVICTVVVFSLILVTASTMSMAIRERFRELAILKALGFRRHELFAFILAESFGFAFAGAVIGIGGAWMLFSNINITAVTKGMFVAFELTPRIMATGFGVGAILGIIGSIVPAISMARMSVIQGLKTLD, from the coding sequence GTGACGATCGGCACCTTCATCATCAAGAATGCCTTGCGCAACAAGCGTCGCGCATTGCTTTCCATTTTGAGCGTGGCGGTGAGCTTGTTTTTGCTCGTCACGTTGATGGTGCTGTTGCGTGAACTGACGACACCGATGGAGGATGCGGATGCGGCGATGCGCATCGCGGTGCGGCATCGGGTGTCGCTGGCGAACACGTTGCCGTATCGGCAACGTGCGACGATCGAGCGCATTCCCGGAGTGGCGGCGATCACGCCTTTCACGTTCTTTGGTGGTAAGTTCCGGAATGAGGACATCCCGTCTTTTGCGCAGTTCGCGATGGACCCGATCCAGCTCACGAATGTTTTTGGCGAAGCGAAGCTGCCGATGGATCAGTTGAACAATTGGATACATGATCGCTCATCGTGCATCATCGGCATCAAGACGGCGGATATGTATGGTTTTAAGATCGGCGATAAGATGAAGCTAGTGGGAACGATCTGGCAGGCGGATCTGGAACTGACCATTGCGGGCATCTATCAGGGCACGCCGGATGATCGTAATGTGTTGTTCCATCACGATTACATGGATGAAGCGTGCGGGCGGCAGGGCATCGTGGGGACATGGTGGGTGCGGGCGAAGTCATTGGAGGAGGTGCCGCTGGTGGTGGAGCGCATCAACAAGGAATTCAAGAACACGTCGGCGGAAGTACTGGCGGAGACGGAGCGGTCATTCGTGCTGGGGTTCATCTCGATGTGGGGAAATATCAAGGTGTTTATCGGTGTCATCTGCACCGTGGTGGTGTTCTCGCTCATCCTGGTGACGGCGAGCACGATGAGCATGGCGATCCGTGAGCGGTTCCGGGAATTGGCGATCTTGAAGGCATTGGGTTTTCGGCGGCATGAATTGTTCGCGTTCATTTTGGCGGAAAGCTTTGGGTTCGCGTTTGCGGGTGCGGTCATCGGCATTGGTGGCGCGTGGATGCTGTTCTCGAACATCAATATCACGGCGGTGACGAAGGGGATGTTTGTGGCGTTTGAATTGACGCCGCGCATCATGGCGACGGGGTTTGGCGTGGGGGCGATTCTGGGGATCATCGGCAGCATTGTGCCGGCGATCTCGATGGCGCGGATGAGTGTGATCCAAGGCTTGAAGACACTGGATTAA
- a CDS encoding ABC transporter ATP-binding protein, translated as MEKDVVVRIQNLTKIYRQGEINVTALDNVSLDIARGEFLTLMGPSGSGKSTLLHIIAGIDRPTSGKCHIESIDVTKLNESQLADWRNQNVGFVFQSFNLIPVLTAFENVELPLLLTGLSGRQRRAQVKIALEMVGLADRAGHLPRQMSGGQEQRVAIARALVTDPRLIVADEPTGNLDAHSANEVLGILQSLAKSGDKTVIMVTHDPKAAAYGSRSIHLEKGELIREETR; from the coding sequence ATGGAAAAAGACGTGGTGGTGCGCATCCAGAATTTGACGAAGATTTACCGGCAGGGGGAGATCAATGTCACGGCGCTGGACAATGTTTCGCTGGATATCGCGCGGGGTGAATTTCTTACGTTGATGGGGCCTTCCGGTTCGGGGAAATCCACGCTCTTGCACATCATCGCGGGGATTGACCGGCCGACGAGTGGGAAGTGCCATATTGAATCCATCGATGTGACGAAGTTGAATGAATCGCAACTGGCGGATTGGCGGAATCAGAATGTCGGCTTCGTTTTTCAATCGTTCAATCTCATCCCGGTGCTGACGGCGTTTGAGAATGTGGAGCTGCCGCTCTTGCTCACGGGGTTGAGTGGCAGGCAGCGGCGGGCGCAGGTGAAGATCGCGCTGGAGATGGTGGGCTTGGCGGATCGTGCGGGGCATTTGCCGAGGCAGATGTCGGGCGGTCAGGAGCAGCGTGTGGCGATCGCGCGGGCGCTGGTGACTGATCCGCGTCTCATTGTGGCGGATGAGCCGACGGGTAACTTGGATGCACATTCGGCAAACGAGGTGCTGGGGATTTTGCAGAGTCTGGCGAAGAGCGGAGACAAGACGGTGATCATGGTGACGCATGATCCGAAGGCGGCGGCGTATGGCTCGCGCTCGATCCATCTGGAGAAGGGCGAACTGATCCGGGAGGAGACGCGGTGA
- a CDS encoding M48 family metallopeptidase, whose product MDFFTAQEKARKNSGRLVLYFGAAVVGTIAVIYLILAFIQIKLGRIDPQTGAERTMWQPGLFMMVAGGTTAVVVLGSLFKMAQLSSGGGAVARALGGRLIDGSTRDSDERKLVNIVEEMSIASGVPVPEIYVMDDEEGINAFAAGNSVSDAAVGVTRGCIQLLNRDELQGVIAHEFSHILNGDMKLNIRMMGVLFGILCIAMIGRILLETTGRRSYRLGAREKGANPLPLIGLVLFAVGYIGIFFGRLIKAAVSRQREYLADASAVQFTRNPDGIANALKKIGGLGRRGSVVTAPDAEEASHMFFGNALAESFSNLTATHPPLVDRIKAIEPRFDGNFPRVEYPSQKRRGGRFDVDDEEMEPPTAPRHRPPPMPFPMPPILPTDVVRQVGTVQPQNVIWALAMMAEMPEPLRAAAHDGYGARALVYGLLLSADKNCRAKQVSTLQARADAGVFAELNKLRPSFEAVKTEARLPLIEMAMPALRHMSQSQFETFMGNVEALIAADQQIDLFEYSLQRMLKRHLWPHYRQVKKAVVQYYVLQPLLPDCEVLLSGLAIVGHASPEEAAKAFRMGVSRLGAEAVNLQLQPVGKANLTHIDAALDRLASASPMVKKQVLDACAHAVASDGEIQSREAELLRAVADGLDCPLPPLLAGK is encoded by the coding sequence ATGGATTTTTTTACGGCACAGGAAAAGGCGCGGAAGAACAGCGGGCGGCTGGTTCTGTACTTCGGCGCGGCGGTAGTGGGGACGATCGCGGTCATCTATCTCATCTTGGCTTTCATCCAAATCAAACTGGGCAGGATAGACCCGCAAACAGGTGCGGAGCGCACGATGTGGCAACCCGGACTCTTCATGATGGTGGCGGGCGGCACGACGGCAGTGGTCGTTTTGGGCAGTCTTTTCAAGATGGCGCAGCTCAGTTCCGGTGGTGGGGCGGTGGCGCGAGCGCTTGGCGGGCGTTTGATCGATGGCAGCACGCGGGATTCGGATGAGCGGAAGCTGGTGAATATCGTGGAGGAGATGTCGATCGCTTCGGGTGTGCCAGTGCCGGAAATTTATGTGATGGATGATGAGGAGGGGATCAACGCGTTCGCGGCAGGCAATTCGGTGAGCGATGCGGCGGTGGGCGTGACGCGAGGGTGCATCCAGTTGCTGAACCGCGATGAGTTGCAAGGGGTGATCGCGCATGAGTTCAGCCATATCTTGAACGGTGATATGAAGCTGAACATCCGCATGATGGGCGTGCTGTTCGGCATCCTGTGCATCGCGATGATCGGGCGCATCCTGCTGGAGACGACGGGGCGTCGTAGTTATCGTTTGGGGGCGCGTGAGAAAGGAGCCAATCCATTGCCTCTCATCGGTTTGGTGCTGTTCGCAGTAGGTTATATCGGCATCTTTTTTGGACGGCTGATCAAGGCGGCGGTGTCGCGACAGAGGGAGTATCTGGCGGATGCCTCGGCGGTGCAGTTCACGCGGAATCCGGATGGGATCGCGAATGCGTTGAAGAAGATTGGTGGGTTGGGGCGACGCGGGTCGGTGGTGACGGCGCCGGATGCGGAGGAGGCGAGCCATATGTTCTTTGGCAATGCATTGGCGGAGAGTTTTTCGAACCTGACGGCGACGCATCCTCCGTTAGTGGATCGGATCAAAGCGATCGAGCCGCGTTTTGATGGGAATTTTCCGCGTGTCGAGTATCCGTCGCAGAAACGTCGGGGTGGTCGTTTCGATGTGGATGATGAGGAGATGGAGCCACCGACGGCTCCGCGGCATCGTCCGCCGCCGATGCCGTTTCCGATGCCGCCGATATTGCCCACAGATGTCGTGAGGCAGGTGGGCACGGTGCAGCCGCAGAACGTGATCTGGGCGCTGGCCATGATGGCGGAGATGCCGGAGCCGTTGCGTGCGGCGGCGCATGATGGATATGGAGCAAGGGCGCTGGTTTATGGGCTGCTGTTGAGCGCTGATAAGAATTGCCGGGCGAAACAGGTGAGTACCTTGCAAGCACGAGCGGATGCGGGTGTGTTCGCGGAGCTGAACAAACTGCGTCCATCCTTTGAAGCGGTGAAGACGGAGGCGCGGTTGCCGTTGATCGAGATGGCGATGCCGGCGTTGCGGCACATGTCGCAGAGCCAGTTCGAGACGTTCATGGGGAATGTGGAGGCGTTGATCGCGGCGGACCAACAGATCGATCTGTTCGAGTATTCCTTGCAGCGGATGTTGAAGCGGCATTTGTGGCCGCATTACCGGCAGGTGAAGAAGGCGGTTGTGCAGTATTACGTGCTGCAGCCTTTGCTGCCGGACTGTGAGGTGTTGCTCTCGGGATTGGCGATTGTGGGGCATGCTTCACCGGAAGAAGCAGCGAAGGCGTTTCGCATGGGTGTGAGTCGGTTGGGGGCGGAGGCAGTGAATCTGCAGTTGCAACCGGTGGGTAAGGCTAACCTGACGCACATTGATGCGGCGTTGGACCGGTTGGCGTCGGCGTCGCCGATGGTGAAGAAACAGGTGTTGGATGCATGCGCGCATGCGGTAGCGAGTGATGGGGAGATACAATCGCGTGAGGCGGAGTTGTTGCGGGCGGTGGCGGATGGGCTGGATTGTCCGTTGCCGCCGTTGTTGGCGGGGAAGTAG
- a CDS encoding glutamine amidotransferase, whose translation MAALLLVWGYRNTRIRGGLRLACVGLKVLGITLLALCLMEPMWSSERAVPGANQLLVVADNSQGMLIRDRDASQTRGERLQGMLADAEKGWLGGLNESFKLRPFLVDSRLQAVSDFSALDFKGDASSLGYAVKTLGERYRGQPVAGLLLLTDGNATDVDDAMDFTGLPPVYPVVIGKGEPERDLAIRKVSVTQTSFEDAPVTMQVEVSVTGYKGESIVAKVVEVSPSGTNTTSLSVTNTSALERVKGQTQEVKDDAQPLVFRFLERPIAPGNTLYWVTVTALGDKHTSEATLLNNQQLVAITRGEGPYRILYVSGRPNWDFKFLNRSVWDDPQLELMGLVRVAKREKFNFKSRVGEASNPLFRGFDRKTEETERYDQPVLIRLNAKDEAELRDGFPKDPADLYRYHAIILDDLESEFFTQDQMSLVQRFVGDRGGGFLMLGGQESFNQGKYDNTPIGAMLPVYLDGNAEVTPVSNLKLALTREGWLQPWVRLRASEADENERYGSMPPLQVMNHTRAVKPGANVLATVSDDGGEQFPALVAQKFGYGRSAAITIGDLWRWGFHDELMMADLQKAWRQTLRWLVADVPERVEIRAEAARHEGHGAVRLKVRARDAVFKPLDNATVSVMIKSLPLPTATNVTLLPEIKLTAEPSLNEPGLYETVFIPREAGGYMATAVATDANAVTAGTALTAWASDFAAEEFASLKPNRELMEKIARQTGGEVIDEDKLAAFAAKLPTRKAPVMETTAQPLWHTSWVFLLALACFLAEWGLRRKSGLA comes from the coding sequence GTGGCTGCCCTGCTGCTGGTGTGGGGATATCGGAATACACGCATTCGCGGAGGTCTGCGGCTGGCGTGCGTGGGATTAAAAGTTCTCGGTATCACACTGCTCGCGCTCTGTCTCATGGAGCCGATGTGGTCCTCCGAGCGCGCGGTGCCGGGAGCGAATCAATTGCTGGTGGTGGCGGATAACAGCCAAGGAATGCTCATCCGCGATCGCGATGCGAGCCAGACACGTGGCGAACGTCTGCAAGGAATGCTGGCGGATGCGGAGAAGGGGTGGCTCGGTGGGCTTAATGAAAGTTTCAAGCTGCGACCATTCCTCGTCGATTCGCGTTTGCAGGCGGTGAGTGATTTCAGTGCGTTGGATTTCAAGGGAGATGCTTCTTCGCTTGGTTACGCAGTGAAGACTTTGGGAGAGCGTTATCGTGGTCAGCCGGTGGCGGGTTTGCTGTTGCTCACGGATGGCAATGCCACGGATGTAGATGATGCGATGGATTTCACCGGGTTGCCGCCGGTCTATCCGGTTGTGATCGGCAAGGGTGAGCCAGAGCGTGATCTGGCCATCCGCAAGGTGTCGGTGACGCAGACATCGTTTGAAGATGCGCCGGTGACGATGCAAGTGGAGGTCAGTGTGACGGGATACAAGGGGGAGAGCATCGTGGCGAAGGTGGTGGAAGTGAGTCCGAGCGGCACAAATACGACCTCTCTTTCCGTTACCAACACATCCGCACTAGAGCGCGTGAAAGGGCAGACGCAGGAGGTGAAGGATGATGCGCAGCCGTTAGTCTTCCGTTTTCTGGAACGGCCCATCGCACCTGGTAACACGTTGTATTGGGTGACGGTGACCGCACTGGGAGACAAGCATACGAGTGAAGCGACGTTGCTGAACAATCAGCAGCTTGTGGCCATCACGCGTGGTGAGGGGCCGTATCGCATCCTTTATGTGTCCGGTCGTCCGAACTGGGATTTCAAATTCCTGAACCGTTCGGTGTGGGATGATCCGCAGCTTGAATTGATGGGATTGGTACGCGTGGCCAAACGCGAAAAGTTCAATTTCAAATCGCGCGTGGGTGAGGCGAGCAATCCGCTATTCCGCGGGTTTGATCGCAAAACGGAGGAGACGGAGCGATATGATCAGCCGGTGTTGATCCGTTTGAACGCGAAGGATGAAGCGGAGTTGCGCGATGGTTTTCCAAAGGACCCGGCGGACCTGTATCGCTATCACGCGATCATATTGGATGATCTGGAGTCGGAGTTTTTCACGCAAGATCAGATGAGTCTGGTGCAACGCTTTGTGGGTGATCGCGGCGGTGGTTTCCTGATGTTGGGCGGTCAGGAATCGTTCAACCAGGGCAAGTATGACAATACGCCCATCGGCGCTATGTTACCGGTTTATCTGGATGGCAACGCGGAGGTGACACCGGTGAGCAACCTGAAGCTCGCGCTGACACGTGAAGGGTGGTTGCAACCGTGGGTGCGGTTGCGGGCGAGTGAAGCGGATGAGAACGAGCGTTATGGCTCGATGCCGCCACTGCAGGTGATGAATCATACGAGAGCGGTGAAGCCGGGCGCGAATGTGTTGGCAACGGTGAGTGATGATGGCGGGGAACAATTTCCAGCGTTGGTAGCGCAGAAGTTCGGTTATGGCCGCTCGGCAGCGATCACTATCGGTGATTTGTGGCGTTGGGGATTTCATGACGAGCTCATGATGGCTGACTTGCAAAAGGCGTGGCGGCAGACGCTGCGCTGGTTGGTCGCGGATGTGCCAGAGCGGGTGGAGATTCGTGCAGAAGCGGCACGTCATGAAGGGCATGGTGCGGTGCGTTTGAAGGTGAGAGCGAGGGATGCGGTGTTTAAGCCGTTAGATAACGCAACAGTGTCCGTGATGATCAAGTCGCTGCCCTTGCCGACGGCGACAAATGTGACGTTGCTGCCGGAGATCAAGCTGACGGCGGAACCTTCGCTCAATGAGCCGGGCTTGTACGAAACGGTTTTCATTCCGCGTGAAGCGGGCGGTTATATGGCCACGGCGGTGGCGACGGATGCGAATGCAGTGACCGCAGGCACAGCGTTGACGGCATGGGCGAGTGATTTTGCGGCGGAAGAGTTCGCCTCGCTGAAGCCGAATCGTGAGCTGATGGAAAAGATCGCGCGGCAGACGGGCGGCGAGGTGATCGATGAGGACAAGCTCGCGGCGTTCGCGGCGAAGCTGCCGACGCGCAAGGCGCCGGTGATGGAAACGACCGCCCAGCCACTGTGGCATACCTCGTGGGTATTCCTGCTGGCGCTGGCGTGCTTTCTGGCGGAATGGGGTTTGCGGCGTAAATCTGGATTGGCATGA